Sequence from the Taeniopygia guttata chromosome 18, bTaeGut7.mat, whole genome shotgun sequence genome:
TCCTAGACTAATTTGCTTTACTAAACTGCAAAAGAGGTAGGAGAGAAAATTAGCATTTTGTTTAGATGTGTAAAAATCCCTCTCATGCCCACAAGAAAGGAGGAAGGATAAAATTATAGAATATAAATTAAGGACACGGTCTCCTGGTCTTGCAAAAGAATTGATCATGTCTAAGCAGAGTTCAGAATTCGTGTTCTGAAATGAACATGTTTACTTTTTATCTTATCATCCTGCTAGCTCCCAGCACATACATTCTGTATGCTTCCTTTTTCCCAtcaaaatggaaagaaatgggagaaatgggAGAAATGTTTACTTCTTGCTGTTATGTGGTTTATTCACATGCAAAGAAATTCACAGCTTTTCACTGATTTTATGGCCCAGACTCTCTCTAGCAAGGACACTCTATAAATAGCTGGAAGACAAGGGACTTCTTTAGATACAGGAAAGTTTTTCAATTTGAGTAGCAATTTCTAATACAAATCCTGACCAAAATGGGCATAGCCCAGAAGTGTAAGTTCTAAAGGAAGAGAAAGTGAATTAACTAATACATCTTTGTCTATACCTGTTCCTCGAGATGTGAGAATATAAATATCAATTATACCAGGAGTCTAACAGTTGTAACATTTAGgctacaaattatttttcttgctgtggTTATAAAACCAGAATATATTTCTATGCACATACATTTCTATACACATATACATCTTTATATAAATACTACCATGAAGTTTATTTCTAAAAGCACTTATCAATTCAAATTACAATATTCCTATcaaatgaaatgtaaatttttaaattagtatttGTAATTTAAATGTAGCAGCTTGAAATAACTGTGTTATGTTGGATTAATTTAAGATAAatataactttttcttttttattttctgtcaagTTTTTACTTTCAACAGAGTTGAAATCCAGGTTCAGCCATCTGTCAGAGTGAAGAATGGAGCTCCAATGTCAATCATCTGCCACGCTGATATTATCAAAAATACTGATTTCCAGCTGAAGcacaattttacattttttaaggATGGGAAGCTTGTGTTTATGACCATATCAGACAAAAAAGTTGCACAATATGAAATACCTGTGGCCAAATCTTCAGATACAGGAGACTATGAATGTACTGTGAAGGTGGATGGCAAGCTGGGTTTCAGTAACACCACCTATGTTTGGGTAGCAGGTGAGTGTTCTGTCAGACATTGCAGATGAGATATACAGAGAGAGAACAACCTTAAAGGGAAGGAATAATAGTCAGTGCTTAAACAGGGTATCTTGCAaagtgtgttttatttttgacaTCACGGTACTTGATGAGAGTTTGGTACTAATCCCCCATGTTAAGGCACAGAAATGAACTCAGGACCCcaaggctccaggacagatcAGTGCTAGTCAGGAATACAGTCTGTGCAACCATCCCTACTATCCTGAGCCTCTGTTCCCTAGACTAGAGAAAGAATTATTTGTGAAAGTTGTGCCCACCCCAATAACCATGATAGGGGTGGGAATATTCCTGGAAAtgccagggatgctcagggtgTGAGAGCCATCACCAAAGCCAGCATCAGCCATGGGCCCCTTTTGTAGACAATGTTGTCTCAGTCTTGTTCTTTCATCTCATATGAGAACAGAGGCCACCTTTCTCCATACACTTTCTAGACATGTTCTCGACTGCAGGTGACATTTTCCCCTTGGAAAAGCATCTTGGACAGAATTTGTCAGCACTGAGTAGTTACGGGGTCATCTTTTGGTTCTTGCAAACTATTTGCATCTGTTAATCAGTATAAATCATTCTTACAATCATCAGAGATAATGTTTATTTTGGGATTATGCAatattcagtttcttttcttgttttctgttgtAAGGAATGACCAAGCCAATCCTGACTGCTGACAAAAAAGAAGTTTTAGAGGGTGAAATTGTGAAATTACGTTGCGAGCTGCCAGAAGAAGTACCACCTTTAGTGTTCTTTTTCCGGAAGATAAAGACAAATTCAGCGCCTAAAGAAAAACGCATActtgaacaaaaccaaaatttttctgaaatggaaTATTATGTTGAAGCAGAAGATAATATTTTACAATTTGATTGCTTTGGCAAGAGACAAGTAAGATCTGGATGGGATAGCTCCCAACACAGCAACAAAACACTTGTTACAGTCAAGGGTAAATcgtttaacttttttttttacatttatttgctAGCCATAGATAAAAATCGGGTCacatatttatatgtatatctatctatctgCATGTTTATATGTATTCTCTTGCAGAATCATTTATAAAGCCCACTCTGATCACCAGGCCCTCCAATAACATTACAGAAGGAGACCCAATAGAATTTGAATGCTCAACTGTGGTAGCTCAAATGCGTGACATTGAAATCATCTtccagaaaaacagaacaaTCCTGAAGAGTGTACGAGATAAGAAATTTTTGAAATACTCTACAGTAGCTACTCAAGAGGACAGTGGTGAATACCTGTGTAAGGTGGAACAAGGAGCAGTGTCTAAAACCACCAAACTGAATGTCTTTGTGTCAGGTAAAACATCTTAGATTTTACTCAaagtattaatatttaaatttggcAGAACTCAGGATCCAAGTGTAACCTCCAGATCCAAGTGTAAATTATCTGTAAGTTAAAGGCTAGTTAGATTTTAGTCTCTGATTTTTGTCCATCTATACTTCCCAACTAAAATAATATCCTCAAACAACCTGTGAAAAGTGGTTTCAAGCAAATGCTAAGATTctgttttccctgaaaatacaataatattaaaataacacGATTCTTTTGTTCCCAAATTATAAACTATCAGTATGTCCTTCATTCTGTATACTTTGAGATAAGTAGTCATATTCTTCCATGCTCATTTTGAATGAATCAGCTCTCTTTTTATCTTGCAGAACTATTCCCCAAGCCAACACTGTTTGCTTCTATGACTGAGTTGgatgaaaataaagatttaagTTTGAATTGCAGCATTAATGGTTTACGGAGAGCCAACTTCTCTATACTACGGAAAAGTTCCAGTGGAGACATCCTGTTGAAAAAATCTAGATTCTTAGCAATTAAAGTTAATGTGAATGATACTGGATCTTACATCTGCAAAGCTGAAGTAAAAGGAATAGTCAAGGAGAGCAAACCTGTAAGGATAAGTGTTTATGGTGAGTTGATACAGAGGCTTAAAACCACCAGGGTGGGGGAAGGATCTAAACCAGAAACTTATAAATAAGAACATCTATTTACAGAATCAGTCTCCTGTACATGAACTAGCAGGTGTCTATTAGTTCTTATCACATGAATTTCTGTGGGATGTTCTTTAGCTGCAGAAGATTTGGTATATTGTGATATAATCTAGTCATACTTTCCAGGGGTGACCCTCAGAAAAGGAGTTGGAATGTCTTCCTGCTGGTCCCTAGGTTCTGCTAGGGAGCAGATAAACCCTCATTCACTACCATTTGCAGGAGCCAGGAATGTTCTGCAAAACTTTCACTTTGATCTGAAGTTCTGTCAATGTCTGCCTTGAATCCCTGCCCCTGACTCTCCAGGCAGAAAGCCAGGAGAGCCAGAGGTCATCTGGTTGGCTCTACTCTAGAAAAGCCAAGGGTTCATTGCTATAAACACAGCCCCCTCACCAGCTCACCAGGTATGAGTACTCCAGTGCCCTTCCCTCTCATGGAACAGGCACAGTGGTTCTGTCCAAGGGATGAACTGGACTGttcactgtgctgctggaacAGGGCCCTGAGGAGGTGCAATCTCTCTCAGGTCATACCTGGAGCAGACTTATTCCTTGGGTCAGAACTACTTTTGGAATTTGGCTGATCCACAGCTGTGTCATTGATCCTTTCCTTGTTTCGCTTCATACTGTCACTGTATGATGCTTTATTCAAAGTCACATATTTCTATTATCTATGCTATTGACTTGTTCAGGTCCCCTTATTTCCATTCTATCGATGAGGAAGAGCTTCCCAATATTAGATTGTGTGTGCAAACTAGCTAAATAGTGTATGTTTATGTTTTCTACAAAATACTATTGTGTCTTTTGGCCTTATGCAGTGTAAtttgcagcaattttttttatttaccttttaGCTCCAGTCTCCAAGCCAACTCTTTCTGTTGTCAGCGGTTCACCAGAGGTGGTATTAGGGAAGCCTCTACAATTAATCTGTCATTCAGCAATGGGAACACCCCCAATAACATTCACCTTCTACAAAGGGaatgaaatgaggaaaaatgtaaCTAATGACACATATGCTACATTCTTGGATGAAGATATTGGACTAAATGATAATGGAGGATACAAATGTGATGCTAGAAACAATCACTCTAGTGGTGTGAAAACTAGCAATATTCTAAATGTCACAGTGATAGGTAAGTCTGTTTAATTCTTCTTCTTGTCTAATGTAATATTTAGAGTTTTGAAACTGTAGCAGCAAATGGTGGGCTAAGCAAAATGGATGTGAAATGTTTACAATTTCTTGCTCATTTGAGTTAAAATAGTTGCCTGTCACAGCACAGTAGTCCAGGACCAGAGCAGAAGTCAATTCTTGATCTTTGAAAAAGAAGGGGTAATTTCTCTTTACCAATGATTTTCTGCTTTGCATCCTGGTTTAAACCCCAATTGTGTTGGTCTTAATAAGATAAACTTGTGGTTAATAGGCTGTTTTCCTTCTGAGTTTTGACACTGAGTTATGTATGACTAGAACAGATAAATGCAGAATTGTTGCATTTCTTTTGAGTCAGTTGGATTATTGCACACTCTCCACTTGCTGAGCTAAACAGGGCTTTTTAATACAGTATTTGCATTCACCCAGATTGCAGCACCTTAGGACTCACCTTAAATTCATCAGTTCCACTGTTTACTAACAGTAGAGAAAAGCTGAATGATAAAACTCTCCAGAGTTTTATCTAGGGAGATCTGAAGTCAAGGTATTTTGAAATAACAATgtacaaataaacaaacacaaaccatAATCTTAGTCCATTAACAAGTGGCTATTTCTTTGCTGGAACTGGTGTACCTCAGCTGTCAGAGCTGTGGTTTGGGATATATTGTGACACTGTTTAGAAGTTCTGAAGAGAAGGTTGTTGTTTGGAGCCTTGTTAGCCCATCTTCCACGCCTTCCACCCATCACTGGTGAGGTGGTGACTTCAAATTCTTTGTATTCTGTCCTTTCTGTCTGTACCAGATCTGGAAAAGGATTTATGTTTTCCAGAGCAATTCTGTCTGTCAGGAGCTCAGTCATAGTAACCCATGTCTTATATCTAAATCTGCTTCCTAATACAAATACAGCTTCCATGACCACCATCTTTTCATATCAAATCTggtttccttcctctgcttctgTACCAGTGTTGCCTTAATGATTCCTTCTTTATATCTGCCTTGTGTTATCCACAGCTCTTCcccaaatatatttataatattttcagAGAATTTTTCTTTAGGAATTTCAGCAAAACATGAATCCCAAACATTTTGCAAAGCTGCTGACATTGTACATGTCTTGCATCACACGATGTGTGTCCATTTTCTCCCCCTGTAATTACAAAGGCTGAAGTTCATCTGCTCCTAGGCTAGTTTTGTGTATGCTCATATGCTTCATCTGTAAACCAGCAAACTTAAAATCTATGGTTTGGCTATGCATATTCTTACAACTTCTTCAAATGCAAACTAACTTTTCTCCTTGTGTTTGCTATATTCTGTAACTAttgaaatttgggatttgtttATGCTTTTGGAGAACTCAATCCATTATCTCTTGACACCCTCTATTGTATATTAAAAGTTACAAGAACACACCACAGAGTTAGCATAAACCAGCATAACTCTACATAACTATGGAAGCAGAACTACATAAATTGCACCATAATTATTTAAACAATGGAACTGCTGAATATATTATTTCTGGAAAATCAATCAATTGTAGGCTGGGGCCAGAGGAGCATCCAAAGGATTTTAAGGAAAGAGACTGACTGACCTCTGTGGAATGGATATAATTTCTTCCTGTGTCTGCTTTGCTTCTCTCTATTTCTAggtgtataaaaatatttactagaGGATGCTGTCTGGCAGAGACTGTTCAGAAAGATTAATACTGTGCATTCAGTCTCTGTTTAACTAAGCATTAAAGCAAGCATATCTACAATACAATATTTTGTCATCAAAGTTATTTCTAATAGTgctaatatttgttttctttgtgccTTCCTCTGTAGTACCAATCAGGGGTGCCAGTTTGGGCAGTGTTCCGTATGGAGAAGTAGAAGTTGGCAGTGATActgctttcctctgctctgtGAAAGAAGGATCTTGGCCAATTGACttcaagttttttaaaaaaacgGATCATGAAGTTCTTCTACATGAAGTAAGGGAATATTCAGACAGAACCATATGGCACAAGAGAACAATGAAGAGGAAGGACACAGGGACCTATTATTGCATGGCTTCAAACCGAGCCAGCGTGGACGTGAGGAGCCATCCAATAACCATCAGTGGTGAGCTCATTAATGATAAGCTGCCTAGTCTGTCACCTTTACAGGTGGGGCCATCTGATTTGAGATGTTGTTAATAGCACCTTACTGGTGGTTTGTGTTCCACTGCTGTTAGAAGTTAAACAGAGAGATGTCTTTATAAACAGAGATTGTCCAGCTTACATAGACAAATTTAGGGGATGCCCAAAAGCCAAAGGAGCAAGATACAAACTAAAACCAAGCTGTTGATGTACTGAGCTTTTGGTCACAAAGGAGAGGCTCACTAGAGAACTTGGCACACAAGTCTCTTCCAAGATCTTCCCCAGTGTGTAAGAAGGTTGATATGTAGTAAAATGGAAGGTCAGGAACTACAGAATTTGGTAGAGTTGACCTGTAAATACTCTCTTAAacatgtttttcttattttcagtcATCTTAGCAGCCTGGCAGAAAGGAGTCATTGCTGCATTTGTCCTGACAgccatggcaggagcaggagcagttGCTTTATGGTGGTTTTTGCATAAGAAGAAAAAGGGTAATGAATGGTTCCCTTCTCTTTGGGGACAAATATATTACAGTTAAACTTGCATTTGTCTCAGCAGCAAAGGCTTGTGGGGGTGAGGCTTCAGAGATAACTAAACACAATTCAAAGAATCTACTTAGAAATGCTAGGTGACTCAAATTAGGCTGCAAATATGCTGAAGCTTTCCAAGCATATTGGGCAAAACATGTAAGTAATAGTGCTGGCAGGCACTAGGGAAGCAAAGGTTATAAAATACAGGCCAGAATTACACTGTTCCCATGCAGTCCTAGGTCTGAAATTCAGCCTCAGGCAATGTAGAGGCAGACAGGGCCTGAGGAGGTTTCTGATCCCTTATAGAGCTATAACAATTCGATTTGGGGCTCCAACTCAGGTGTAATTGATCTACTTCTCTAGTCCTCATGAAGCAAACTTAGATTATTAGTTTATGGgattaggtttttttcttccactctGTAATACAATTTAATTTAGGGATTTGTCTTTTACCAttaaggtgggtttttttaggtctagttatttcataaaataagtaaatttgctttattctgtgatatCCTGTACATGGAAAATTATTTGGTAAAGTTCGGAGCATTTGGATGTCTCAGATTGCTTAAATTGTCTAGGTTAAAATCTGGGCCTTGGGATCTAGGGTTCTCTGTGAAAGAGAGATTTAAGGGACCTGGGAGATAATCAGGATATAAGACATGAGgtaattaattttgtgttaGCCAGGAGAAATTACTCTGACAGGAGGAAACAATCACTATacttttggttttaatttttatttttaaattctttatttgTACAACCTATTAAtagatgttttgtttttctctatcAAGCTAAAGGACCATCCATGGAGATGTCTGGGTAAGATGCCTTCCTGTCAGGGTTTcggctgggatagagttaattttcttcttagtagCTGGTAGAGTGCTGTGTTTTGCATTTACTGTGAGAATGATGTTGATAACACTGCTGTTTCAGTTAAGTAGTGCTTACActaagtcaaggacttttcagtttcccatgctctgccagtgagcagGGGCACAAGAAGCCAGGCAGGATCATGGCCTGGACAGTTGACCCAAACTGCCAAAGGGATCTTCCACACCATAGAGTGTCATTCCCAGTAGAGAAGCTGGGGGGGAATTGTCTGGGAGGCACTGGTCAGTGCTCAAGGCTGGACTGGGCATCAGTCAGCAGGTGCTGAGCAATTGTATTGAGCATCACTtgttttttctgagttttactcctctctctctctctccttctattattattatattttactttatttcaatcattaaactgttcttatctcaactgTTCTTACCTGGGTTATACCTTTTTCCAATCCTTCTCCTTGTCCCACTGGGAGTGAGGTGGGTGAGGGAGGGTGCTTAGTTaccagctggggttaaaccacaacagccCTTTTTGGCACCCAACGTGGGACTCGAAGTTAACAACAGATCTGACCAGTGCATGTTGAAACAAGTTTGTTACAACCATTCCTTGTGGTTTAATAGCACTGGTCACACTGTTGATTTGTTTGCTCTCAGAGCAACACCTTGCTTGCACTACTGCACCCTGTTGTGTTTGTTGCCCTcggggcagggctgagggtATTGTTTAATTCACCTGGTCAGGTCTCAGCGCTGCCATCACCTGTGCGTGGGGAGACATCTGTTGGGAATCATTCACAATTACATCTTTTACCCGATTCCTCGGCCAACCTGCCTATGGAGGAGAGACATCTTCCCACAGCCTCCCTTTCTTCTCCAGCCTAATTACCAGAGCATTTGAGAATTAGGAACATTTTGAATACACTTGGGCTGTTGGAACCAGCATGGTCCTATTGGTAGGAGCCAGCAAGTGGCTGAATGTGGTTCAGCTCTTGTTTAGGATCAAAAAATGATTTGCAGCTACTCCAACCCCCACGACAGGCACAGTCGGCACTCAAACTCCAGTTACCACAGATGCTGTGATTCCTCACCCCAGGGGTGGGTGATGCAGCTGAACCAGAGGACCAGCCCCTGTCTGTAGCAGCTGCCCCtcaaaaaaggaagagaattgCACAGGAAAGATGGCTTGTTTAGTAAAGAAGGACAAAGCAGGGTCATAACAAGAacaggaggaagaggcagaacAAGAGGCACTTGATCCCtatccctgagggagctgcaAGATACGCAAAAGGATTTCAGCCATCATCCAGGAGAGCACAT
This genomic interval carries:
- the PECAM1 gene encoding platelet endothelial cell adhesion molecule isoform X11 — its product is MYLAFLVIFLQCSELYAQEKVFTFNRVEIQVQPSVRVKNGAPMSIICHADIIKNTDFQLKHNFTFFKDGKLVFMTISDKKVAQYEIPVAKSSDTGDYECTVKVDGKLGFSNTTYVWVAGMTKPILTADKKEVLEGEIVKLRCELPEEVPPLVFFFRKIKTNSAPKEKRILEQNQNFSEMEYYVEAEDNILQFDCFGKRQVRSGWDSSQHSNKTLVTVKESFIKPTLITRPSNNITEGDPIEFECSTVVAQMRDIEIIFQKNRTILKSVRDKKFLKYSTVATQEDSGEYLCKVEQGAVSKTTKLNVFVSELFPKPTLFASMTELDENKDLSLNCSINGLRRANFSILRKSSSGDILLKKSRFLAIKVNVNDTGSYICKAEVKGIVKESKPVRISVYAPVSKPTLSVVSGSPEVVLGKPLQLICHSAMGTPPITFTFYKGNEMRKNVTNDTYATFLDEDIGLNDNGGYKCDARNNHSSGVKTSNILNVTVIVPIRGASLGSVPYGEVEVGSDTAFLCSVKEGSWPIDFKFFKKTDHEVLLHEVREYSDRTIWHKRTMKRKDTGTYYCMASNRASVDVRSHPITISVILAAWQKGVIAAFVLTAMAGAGAVALWWFLHKKKKAKGPSMEMSGSALAPNLTSEKLTRPPSDGNYYSGSGYIEDNENHMKSTDESKGPDLESAEVDYTEVEVSTLDPYRDSMENRHSQRIYGHPDAT
- the PECAM1 gene encoding platelet endothelial cell adhesion molecule isoform X8 — translated: MYLAFLVIFLQCSELYAQEKVFTFNRVEIQVQPSVRVKNGAPMSIICHADIIKNTDFQLKHNFTFFKDGKLVFMTISDKKVAQYEIPVAKSSDTGDYECTVKVDGKLGFSNTTYVWVAGMTKPILTADKKEVLEGEIVKLRCELPEEVPPLVFFFRKIKTNSAPKEKRILEQNQNFSEMEYYVEAEDNILQFDCFGKRQVRSGWDSSQHSNKTLVTVKESFIKPTLITRPSNNITEGDPIEFECSTVVAQMRDIEIIFQKNRTILKSVRDKKFLKYSTVATQEDSGEYLCKVEQGAVSKTTKLNVFVSELFPKPTLFASMTELDENKDLSLNCSINGLRRANFSILRKSSSGDILLKKSRFLAIKVNVNDTGSYICKAEVKGIVKESKPVRISVYAPVSKPTLSVVSGSPEVVLGKPLQLICHSAMGTPPITFTFYKGNEMRKNVTNDTYATFLDEDIGLNDNGGYKCDARNNHSSGVKTSNILNVTVIVPIRGASLGSVPYGEVEVGSDTAFLCSVKEGSWPIDFKFFKKTDHEVLLHEVREYSDRTIWHKRTMKRKDTGTYYCMASNRASVDVRSHPITISVILAAWQKGVIAAFVLTAMAGAGAVALWWFLHKKKKAKGPSMEMSGSALAPNLTSEKLTRPPSDGNYYSGSGYIEDNENHMKSTDESKGPDLESAEVDYTEVEVSTLDPYRAPEQKGTETVYSEIRKTNNDSMENRHSQRIYGHPDAT
- the PECAM1 gene encoding platelet endothelial cell adhesion molecule isoform X10, whose amino-acid sequence is MYLAFLVIFLQCSELYAQEKVFTFNRVEIQVQPSVRVKNGAPMSIICHADIIKNTDFQLKHNFTFFKDGKLVFMTISDKKVAQYEIPVAKSSDTGDYECTVKVDGKLGFSNTTYVWVAGMTKPILTADKKEVLEGEIVKLRCELPEEVPPLVFFFRKIKTNSAPKEKRILEQNQNFSEMEYYVEAEDNILQFDCFGKRQVRSGWDSSQHSNKTLVTVKESFIKPTLITRPSNNITEGDPIEFECSTVVAQMRDIEIIFQKNRTILKSVRDKKFLKYSTVATQEDSGEYLCKVEQGAVSKTTKLNVFVSELFPKPTLFASMTELDENKDLSLNCSINGLRRANFSILRKSSSGDILLKKSRFLAIKVNVNDTGSYICKAEVKGIVKESKPVRISVYAPVSKPTLSVVSGSPEVVLGKPLQLICHSAMGTPPITFTFYKGNEMRKNVTNDTYATFLDEDIGLNDNGGYKCDARNNHSSGVKTSNILNVTVIVPIRGASLGSVPYGEVEVGSDTAFLCSVKEGSWPIDFKFFKKTDHEVLLHEVREYSDRTIWHKRTMKRKDTGTYYCMASNRASVDVRSHPITISVILAAWQKGVIAAFVLTAMAGAGAVALWWFLHKKKKAKGPSMEMSGSALAPNLTSEKLTRPPSDGNYYSGSGYIEDNENHMKSTDESKGPDLESAEVDYTEVEVSTLDPYRAPEQKGTETVYSEIRKTNNDSMENRHSRIYGHPDAT
- the PECAM1 gene encoding platelet endothelial cell adhesion molecule isoform X12 — translated: MYLAFLVIFLQCSELYAQEKVFTFNRVEIQVQPSVRVKNGAPMSIICHADIIKNTDFQLKHNFTFFKDGKLVFMTISDKKVAQYEIPVAKSSDTGDYECTVKVDGKLGFSNTTYVWVAGMTKPILTADKKEVLEGEIVKLRCELPEEVPPLVFFFRKIKTNSAPKEKRILEQNQNFSEMEYYVEAEDNILQFDCFGKRQVRSGWDSSQHSNKTLVTVKESFIKPTLITRPSNNITEGDPIEFECSTVVAQMRDIEIIFQKNRTILKSVRDKKFLKYSTVATQEDSGEYLCKVEQGAVSKTTKLNVFVSELFPKPTLFASMTELDENKDLSLNCSINGLRRANFSILRKSSSGDILLKKSRFLAIKVNVNDTGSYICKAEVKGIVKESKPVRISVYAPVSKPTLSVVSGSPEVVLGKPLQLICHSAMGTPPITFTFYKGNEMRKNVTNDTYATFLDEDIGLNDNGGYKCDARNNHSSGVKTSNILNVTVIVPIRGASLGSVPYGEVEVGSDTAFLCSVKEGSWPIDFKFFKKTDHEVLLHEVREYSDRTIWHKRTMKRKDTGTYYCMASNRASVDVRSHPITISVILAAWQKGVIAAFVLTAMAGAGAVALWWFLHKKKKAKGPSMEMSGSALAPNLTSEKLTRPPSDGNYYSGSGYIEDNENHMKSTDESKGPDLESAEVDYTEVEVSTLDPYRDSMENRHSRIYGHPDAT
- the PECAM1 gene encoding platelet endothelial cell adhesion molecule isoform X13 — encoded protein: MYLAFLVIFLQCSELYAQEKVFTFNRVEIQVQPSVRVKNGAPMSIICHADIIKNTDFQLKHNFTFFKDGKLVFMTISDKKVAQYEIPVAKSSDTGDYECTVKVDGKLGFSNTTYVWVAGMTKPILTADKKEVLEGEIVKLRCELPEEVPPLVFFFRKIKTNSAPKEKRILEQNQNFSEMEYYVEAEDNILQFDCFGKRQVRSGWDSSQHSNKTLVTVKESFIKPTLITRPSNNITEGDPIEFECSTVVAQMRDIEIIFQKNRTILKSVRDKKFLKYSTVATQEDSGEYLCKVEQGAVSKTTKLNVFVSELFPKPTLFASMTELDENKDLSLNCSINGLRRANFSILRKSSSGDILLKKSRFLAIKVNVNDTGSYICKAEVKGIVKESKPVRISVYAPVSKPTLSVVSGSPEVVLGKPLQLICHSAMGTPPITFTFYKGNEMRKNVTNDTYATFLDEDIGLNDNGGYKCDARNNHSSGVKTSNILNVTVIVPIRGASLGSVPYGEVEVGSDTAFLCSVKEGSWPIDFKFFKKTDHEVLLHEVREYSDRTIWHKRTMKRKDTGTYYCMASNRASVDVRSHPITISVILAAWQKGVIAAFVLTAMAGAGAVALWWFLHKKKKAKGPSMEMSGSALAPNLTSEKLTRPPSDGNYYSGSGYIEDNENHMKSTDESKGPDLESAEVDYTEVEVSTLDPYRAENIWAS
- the PECAM1 gene encoding platelet endothelial cell adhesion molecule isoform X5 — encoded protein: MNRKAAFRLTGVNVTVHESPKGSVPQQKEGSLLQGGPGDSCKSSELYAQEKVFTFNRVEIQVQPSVRVKNGAPMSIICHADIIKNTDFQLKHNFTFFKDGKLVFMTISDKKVAQYEIPVAKSSDTGDYECTVKVDGKLGFSNTTYVWVAGMTKPILTADKKEVLEGEIVKLRCELPEEVPPLVFFFRKIKTNSAPKEKRILEQNQNFSEMEYYVEAEDNILQFDCFGKRQVRSGWDSSQHSNKTLVTVKESFIKPTLITRPSNNITEGDPIEFECSTVVAQMRDIEIIFQKNRTILKSVRDKKFLKYSTVATQEDSGEYLCKVEQGAVSKTTKLNVFVSELFPKPTLFASMTELDENKDLSLNCSINGLRRANFSILRKSSSGDILLKKSRFLAIKVNVNDTGSYICKAEVKGIVKESKPVRISVYAPVSKPTLSVVSGSPEVVLGKPLQLICHSAMGTPPITFTFYKGNEMRKNVTNDTYATFLDEDIGLNDNGGYKCDARNNHSSGVKTSNILNVTVIVPIRGASLGSVPYGEVEVGSDTAFLCSVKEGSWPIDFKFFKKTDHEVLLHEVREYSDRTIWHKRTMKRKDTGTYYCMASNRASVDVRSHPITISVILAAWQKGVIAAFVLTAMAGAGAVALWWFLHKKKKAKGPSMEMSGSALAPNLTSEKLTRPPSDGNYYSGSGYIEDNENHMKSTDESKGPDLESAEVDYTEVEVSTLDPYRDSMENRHSQRIYGHPDAT
- the PECAM1 gene encoding platelet endothelial cell adhesion molecule isoform X6, translated to MNRKAAFRLTGVNVTVHESPKGSVPQQKEGSLLQGGPGDSCKSSELYAQEKVFTFNRVEIQVQPSVRVKNGAPMSIICHADIIKNTDFQLKHNFTFFKDGKLVFMTISDKKVAQYEIPVAKSSDTGDYECTVKVDGKLGFSNTTYVWVAGMTKPILTADKKEVLEGEIVKLRCELPEEVPPLVFFFRKIKTNSAPKEKRILEQNQNFSEMEYYVEAEDNILQFDCFGKRQVRSGWDSSQHSNKTLVTVKESFIKPTLITRPSNNITEGDPIEFECSTVVAQMRDIEIIFQKNRTILKSVRDKKFLKYSTVATQEDSGEYLCKVEQGAVSKTTKLNVFVSELFPKPTLFASMTELDENKDLSLNCSINGLRRANFSILRKSSSGDILLKKSRFLAIKVNVNDTGSYICKAEVKGIVKESKPVRISVYAPVSKPTLSVVSGSPEVVLGKPLQLICHSAMGTPPITFTFYKGNEMRKNVTNDTYATFLDEDIGLNDNGGYKCDARNNHSSGVKTSNILNVTVIVPIRGASLGSVPYGEVEVGSDTAFLCSVKEGSWPIDFKFFKKTDHEVLLHEVREYSDRTIWHKRTMKRKDTGTYYCMASNRASVDVRSHPITISVILAAWQKGVIAAFVLTAMAGAGAVALWWFLHKKKKAKGPSMEMSGSALAPNLTSEKLTRPPSDGNYYSGSGYIEDNENHMKSTDESKGPDLESAEVDYTEVEVSTLDPYRDSMENRHSRIYGHPDAT